One Xyrauchen texanus isolate HMW12.3.18 chromosome 2, RBS_HiC_50CHRs, whole genome shotgun sequence genomic window carries:
- the LOC127618058 gene encoding mucin-3B-like: MKLHLHKDIISLNTTRTELNDQEVCDRTIAMLSENYTAYFAPVILSGKVTCVNQCHQSHPHPKKCMNEGTCQVSSQGPFCYCLHTDVNWYFGEDCNQQVHKVGLYAGLAAVALIAVVTVAVLAIYLSINKRKVKKNKDIKLELVNEWLEDDFEWPPQKSTSYSGAN; the protein is encoded by the exons ATGAAACTTCACCTCCACAAAG atattatttcattaaatacaaCAAGGACTGAACTCAATG ACCAAGAGGTGTGTGACCGCACTATAGCAATGCTTTCTGAAAACTACACGGCCTATTTTGCTCCAGTTATATTGTCAGGCAAAGTGACATGTGTGAATCAATGCCATCAATCTCATCCTCATCCAAAAAAGTGTATGAATGAAGGCACCTGTCAAGTCTCTAGCCAAGGTCCTTTTTGCTA TTGCCTCCATACTGATGTTAACTGGTACTTTGGAGAGGACTGCAATCAACAAGTGCACAAAGTTGGATTATATGCAGGATTGGCAGCAGTGGCCCTCATAGCAGTAGTAACCGTAGCAGTCCTGGCAATTTACCTGTCAATAAACAAACGGAAGGTGAAGAA GAATAAGGACATTAAGCTAGAGCTAGTGAATGAGTGGTTAGAGGATGACTTTGAGTGGCCACCACAAAAGAGTACATCATATTCAG GGGCAAATTGA